Proteins encoded by one window of Antechinus flavipes isolate AdamAnt ecotype Samford, QLD, Australia chromosome 4, AdamAnt_v2, whole genome shotgun sequence:
- the LOC127560167 gene encoding keratin-associated protein 4-3-like, translated as MVSSCCGSTCGGQGCDSGCCGSRCCCQPCCRLCCCISSCCQPCCCRPSCCTSCCRPCCCQPCCCRPSCCSSCCQPCCCRPCCCRPSCCSSCCRPSCCSSCCRPSCCTSSCCQPCCRPCCCRPCCCRPCCCQPCCRPICCQTTCCRTTCCRPTCCGSCC; from the coding sequence ATGGTCAGCTCCTGTTGTGGCTCCACCTGCGGTGGCCAAGGCTGTGACTCTGGCTGTTGTGGCTCCCGCTGCTGCTGCCAGCCTTGCTGCCGCCTCTGTTGCTGCATTTCTAGCTGCTGTCAGCCATGCTGCTGCCGCCCCAGCTGCTGTACTAGCTGCTGCCGCCCCTGCTGCTGCCAACCCTGTTGCTGCCGTCCCAGCTGCTGTTCTAGCTGCTGCCAGCCCTGCTGCTGCCGCCCCTGCTGCTGCCGCCCCAGCTGCTGTTCTAGCTGCTGCCGCCCCAGCTGCTGTTCTAGCTGCTGCCGCCCCAGCTGCTGTACTTCTAGTTGCTGCCAACCCTGCTGCCGCCCCTGCTGCTGCCGCCCCTGCTGCTGCCGCCCCTGCTGCTGCCAGCCATGCTGCCGCCCCATCTGCTGCCAGACCACTTGCTGCAGAACCACCTGCTGCCGCCCAACCTGCTGTGGCTCTTGCTGCTGA
- the LOC127558793 gene encoding keratin-associated protein 5-4-like encodes MVSSCCGSTCGGQGCGSGCCGSRCCCQPCCRPCCCISSCCQPCCCRPSCCTSCCRPCCCQPCCCRPSCCSSCCQPCCCRPCCCRPSCCSSCCRPSCCTSSCCQPCCRPCCCRPCCCQPCCRPICCQTTCCRTTCCRPTCCGSCC; translated from the coding sequence ATGGTCAGCTCCTGTTGTGGCTCCACCTGCGGTGGCCAAGGCTGTGGCTCTGGCTGTTGTGGCTCCCGCTGCTGCTGCCAGCCTTGCTGCCGCCCCTGTTGCTGCATTTCTAGCTGCTGTCAGCCATGCTGCTGCCGCCCCAGCTGCTGTACTAGCTGCTGCCGCCCCTGCTGCTGCCAGCCCTGCTGCTGCCGTCCCAGCTGCTGTTCTAGCTGCTGCCAGCCCTGCTGCTGCCGCCCCTGCTGCTGCCGCCCCAGCTGCTGTTCTAGCTGCTGCCGCCCCAGCTGCTGTACTTCTAGTTGCTGCCAACCCTGCTGCCGCCCCTGCTGCTGCCGCCCCTGCTGCTGCCAGCCATGCTGCCGCCCCATCTGCTGCCAGACCACTTGCTGCAGAACCACCTGCTGCCGCCCAACCTGCTGTGGCTCTTGCTGCTGA